Proteins encoded in a region of the Pseudomonas denitrificans (nom. rej.) genome:
- a CDS encoding sigma-70 family RNA polymerase sigma factor has translation MQRTTSQEALIAREAQLQALLLRGMGGDGRAYREFLSALASHLRAFLGRRLSQRPGEVEDLLQEVLLAVHNARHTYRAEQPLTVWVQAIARYKLADHFRAFARREALHDPLADDEGELFAIENGEPAQASRDLGKLLQQLPDKQRLPIVHVKLEGLSVEETASLTGLSSSAVKVGIHRGLKALANIIRGLRSDEDQ, from the coding sequence ATGCAACGAACTACCAGCCAGGAAGCGTTGATCGCGCGTGAGGCGCAGCTGCAGGCACTGTTGCTGCGTGGCATGGGCGGTGACGGCAGGGCCTATCGCGAGTTCCTCAGCGCACTCGCCTCGCACTTGCGGGCCTTCCTGGGCCGGCGCCTGAGCCAGCGCCCCGGCGAGGTCGAGGACCTGCTGCAGGAAGTGCTGCTGGCGGTCCACAATGCCCGCCACACCTACCGTGCCGAGCAGCCGCTGACCGTCTGGGTGCAGGCAATCGCGCGCTACAAGCTGGCCGACCACTTCCGCGCCTTTGCGCGCCGGGAGGCGCTCCACGATCCGCTGGCGGATGACGAGGGAGAACTGTTCGCCATCGAGAATGGCGAACCCGCGCAGGCCAGCCGCGACCTCGGCAAGCTGCTGCAGCAACTGCCCGACAAACAGCGCCTGCCGATTGTCCATGTGAAGCTGGAAGGGCTGTCGGTAGAGGAAACCGCCAGCCTGACCGGGCTTTCCAGTTCCGCCGTGAAGGTCGGCATCCACCGCGGGCTCAAGGCCCTGGCGAACATCATCCGAGGGTTGCGAAGCGATGAAGACCAATGA
- a CDS encoding mechanosensitive ion channel family protein, whose translation MGRWIGARLSLMLVVLGLACAVAARAEPASGPDATEGVAADPVELKIANRSIVVFRATLLGETPAGRQQRAKAVIEDVLQGTDDLQVSTAPILHSYMVLLGGRRAFIVSPQDLDSPEGSVQEAAARAAANLKVVVEETGQARNLRFLLKALGYSAVATVLYVLLLRLVHFLRRKVRGRLPQLMRERARQIRVGQLQLFDMQYLYYLADRLIWLFCWAVVFLLSYEWLSYVLSQFPYTRPWGESLDVYLFRLLDYLLSGIVSAIPGIAVAVMIFFIARGISGFSKRLLERLSRPGTIRWLTEETLQPTTRLTSLAIWLFAVVMAYPYLPGSGTEAFKGLSVLVGLMISLGASSVVGQAASGLILTYSRTLRAGEFVRIGDHEGTVTEVGMFNTTIRTGLGEVLTLPNSMITGSVTKNYSRIVQGQGYVVDTVVTIGYDTPWRQVEAMLIEAARRTDGILQVPPPYVFQTALSDFYPEYRLVAQAIPSEPRPRAQLLSMLHAHIQDVFNEYGVQIMSPHYLGDPDIEKVVSRENWYAAPAKHPEAD comes from the coding sequence ATGGGGCGTTGGATCGGCGCAAGGCTCAGCTTGATGCTGGTGGTGTTGGGATTGGCCTGTGCGGTTGCAGCCAGGGCCGAACCTGCGTCAGGCCCCGATGCAACCGAGGGCGTCGCCGCTGACCCCGTGGAGCTGAAGATCGCCAACCGCAGCATTGTCGTGTTCCGCGCCACCTTGCTGGGCGAGACGCCGGCAGGCCGACAGCAGCGGGCCAAGGCAGTTATCGAGGATGTACTGCAAGGGACCGACGACCTGCAGGTCAGCACTGCCCCCATCCTTCACAGCTACATGGTTCTGCTGGGCGGCCGGCGCGCCTTTATCGTTTCGCCACAGGACCTCGATTCGCCGGAAGGCTCTGTGCAGGAGGCCGCAGCAAGGGCTGCCGCGAACCTCAAGGTGGTTGTGGAGGAAACCGGCCAGGCGCGCAACCTTCGATTCCTGCTCAAGGCCCTGGGGTACTCTGCAGTTGCCACCGTCCTGTACGTGTTGCTGCTGAGGCTGGTGCATTTCCTCAGGCGCAAGGTGCGAGGCCGGCTACCACAGCTGATGCGCGAGCGGGCCCGGCAGATCAGGGTGGGGCAACTGCAGCTGTTCGACATGCAGTATCTCTACTACCTGGCGGATCGGCTGATCTGGCTGTTCTGTTGGGCAGTCGTGTTTCTGCTGAGCTACGAGTGGCTCAGCTACGTGCTGTCGCAATTCCCCTATACCCGGCCCTGGGGAGAAAGCCTCGACGTCTACCTGTTCCGGCTGCTGGATTACCTGCTCAGCGGGATCGTCAGCGCGATACCGGGCATTGCGGTCGCCGTGATGATCTTCTTCATCGCCCGGGGCATCAGCGGGTTCAGCAAAAGGCTGCTGGAGCGCCTGTCCCGGCCTGGCACGATTCGCTGGTTGACCGAAGAGACCCTGCAGCCCACCACGCGCCTGACTTCGCTCGCCATCTGGTTGTTCGCCGTCGTCATGGCGTATCCGTATCTTCCCGGTTCAGGGACCGAGGCGTTCAAGGGGCTGTCGGTGCTCGTCGGCCTGATGATCTCGCTGGGGGCTTCCAGCGTGGTGGGGCAGGCTGCCTCCGGCCTGATCCTGACCTACTCGCGGACCCTGCGTGCCGGGGAGTTCGTGCGCATTGGCGACCACGAGGGCACCGTGACGGAGGTCGGTATGTTCAACACCACTATCCGCACTGGCCTTGGCGAGGTGCTGACACTGCCGAACTCGATGATCACCGGGTCGGTCACCAAGAACTACTCGCGGATAGTGCAGGGCCAGGGTTACGTCGTCGACACCGTGGTCACCATCGGCTACGACACGCCCTGGCGGCAGGTGGAAGCGATGCTCATCGAGGCTGCCCGGCGTACGGATGGCATCTTGCAGGTCCCGCCGCCTTACGTGTTCCAGACGGCCCTGTCGGACTTCTATCCCGAATACCGACTGGTTGCCCAGGCCATCCCCAGCGAGCCCCGTCCACGGGCGCAATTGCTGAGCATGCTGCATGCCCATATCCAGGACGTGTTCAACGAATATGGCGTGCAGATCATGTCGCCGCACTACCTTGGGGACCCCGATATTGAGAAGGTGGTGTCGCGCGAAAACTGGTATGCAGCGCCTGCCAAGCACCCTGAGGCTGACTAG
- a CDS encoding ATP-binding protein, with the protein MYDPDHPVITTEFLIATPEIKRVCEIALDRIFMRRTGVIFYGPSRLGKSRCFEVLNDSLSRYVPRAYVIRVVPVDREGQRCTQIIMQLADSLGYGDVRKSRDTRYIVLKYLVNTIYLRIKELGCNQCVCLLDEFQRLRSDDLYQLVDLYNLLEMRGVKLTVVSFAMPEVIPMRGMLINTEQRQITARLMSELIEFKGCRDVTDIEAILNGYDVFTEYPKGSGISFTKAFLPEAFGGGFRLLTYAPHLWQAMNSYASGPYVNNLPMQHILEALTNILRWHSKDDSRDLKLSEDDFYEAVRSGNFEEFCKVEVLPKK; encoded by the coding sequence ATGTATGATCCTGATCACCCAGTAATTACCACGGAATTTCTAATCGCCACACCTGAAATAAAGCGCGTGTGCGAGATTGCTCTCGATCGTATTTTCATGCGGCGCACAGGGGTCATCTTCTATGGTCCGTCCCGCCTCGGAAAATCCAGGTGCTTCGAGGTTCTCAATGATAGCCTGTCGCGGTACGTTCCTCGTGCCTATGTCATTCGCGTGGTGCCTGTAGATCGAGAGGGGCAGCGTTGCACTCAAATTATCATGCAGTTGGCGGATTCCTTAGGGTATGGCGATGTCAGGAAGTCTCGCGATACTCGCTACATTGTTCTCAAGTATTTAGTCAATACTATTTATCTGAGAATCAAGGAGTTAGGTTGTAATCAGTGCGTTTGCTTGCTAGATGAGTTTCAGCGGCTCCGCAGTGATGATCTGTATCAGTTGGTTGACCTGTATAATTTATTGGAAATGCGCGGCGTCAAGCTGACTGTTGTCTCTTTTGCTATGCCTGAGGTGATCCCGATGCGCGGCATGCTGATCAATACTGAGCAGCGACAGATTACTGCCAGGTTGATGAGTGAGCTTATCGAATTCAAGGGCTGCCGGGATGTCACGGATATTGAGGCCATCCTAAACGGGTACGATGTGTTTACCGAATACCCCAAGGGATCGGGTATTTCATTCACTAAGGCCTTCCTCCCGGAAGCATTTGGCGGTGGGTTCAGGCTGCTGACCTACGCGCCCCATCTCTGGCAGGCGATGAATTCGTACGCTAGTGGCCCTTACGTGAACAACCTGCCCATGCAGCACATACTGGAGGCACTCACCAATATTCTTCGGTGGCATTCAAAAGATGACAGTCGAGATTTGAAGTTGAGCGAGGATGATTTCTATGAGGCTGTTCGGTCTGGCAATTTCGAAGAGTTCTGCAAAGTAGAGGTTCTTCCAAAGAAATGA
- a CDS encoding DUF7740 domain-containing protein, translating into MPASAFCYGAHLCENVDSAIKATAKRCAKQLPRSKRDILFGIAASSEPLKLVLHIAHNLD; encoded by the coding sequence GCCTGCAAGCGCCTTCTGCTATGGAGCCCACCTGTGTGAAAACGTCGATAGTGCTATTAAGGCCACCGCAAAACGCTGCGCTAAGCAACTACCTCGCAGCAAGCGCGACATTCTCTTTGGCATTGCGGCGAGCTCCGAGCCCCTGAAGCTAGTCCTGCATATTGCTCATAACTTGGATTGA
- a CDS encoding helix-turn-helix domain-containing protein: protein MELNKTLGQALKRARLAAGQTQEDFSPISSRTYISALERGLQSPTLEKLDELCEQLGIHPVTLIAASYLIKNRMAVEELKLTLDQELMGLGF, encoded by the coding sequence ATGGAACTCAATAAAACCCTGGGTCAAGCGCTCAAGCGCGCACGTCTTGCTGCTGGTCAGACCCAGGAGGACTTCTCACCGATCAGCAGCAGGACCTATATCAGCGCATTGGAGCGAGGCTTACAGTCACCGACACTGGAGAAGTTGGATGAGCTCTGCGAACAGCTTGGCATCCATCCAGTAACGCTTATAGCGGCGAGCTACCTCATCAAGAACAGGATGGCAGTTGAAGAGCTGAAACTGACGCTTGACCAGGAGCTCATGGGATTGGGCTTCTAG
- a CDS encoding site-specific integrase, translating to MNNTLIPFSSDVARLSVDRLDAEAHAAAAAFVAAGTAANTLRSYRSALAYWAGWLQLRYRRHLDDGALPEAVAVQFIVDHLARPVEGGWQQLLPPALDAALVEGGVKAKPGPLSYNTVRHRLAVLAKWHGLKNWPSPTASVAVKTLLREARKAQSRQGVSVRKKTAAVREPLEAMLATCTDGVRGLRDRALLLLAWSGGGRRRSEVVGLQISDVRPLDADTWLYTLGMTKTATEGVRRELPLRGPAVQALSEWLAAAPADTGPLFRRVYKGGRIGTDGLSGDQVARIVKRRAVLAGLPGDWAGHSLRSGFVSEAGRQGVPLGEVMAMTEHRSIPTVMGYFQTGNLLSSQASKLLGQ from the coding sequence ATGAATAATACGCTTATCCCGTTCAGCAGCGACGTGGCTCGGCTTTCCGTTGATCGCCTCGATGCCGAGGCCCATGCCGCCGCCGCTGCATTCGTCGCTGCGGGTACCGCCGCCAACACCCTCCGCAGCTACCGCAGCGCCCTCGCCTACTGGGCCGGTTGGCTGCAGTTGCGCTATCGCCGACACCTGGACGACGGCGCCCTGCCGGAAGCGGTAGCGGTCCAGTTCATCGTCGATCATCTGGCCCGACCGGTGGAGGGCGGCTGGCAGCAGCTACTGCCGCCGGCACTGGACGCTGCTCTGGTGGAGGGCGGTGTCAAGGCCAAGCCCGGACCGTTGAGCTACAACACCGTGCGCCATCGCCTGGCAGTGTTGGCCAAATGGCATGGACTGAAGAACTGGCCGAGCCCGACCGCCAGCGTGGCGGTGAAAACGCTGCTGCGCGAGGCGCGCAAGGCACAGTCCCGCCAGGGCGTCAGCGTGCGCAAGAAAACCGCGGCGGTGCGCGAACCCTTAGAAGCGATGCTCGCCACCTGTACCGACGGCGTGCGTGGACTACGCGATCGCGCCCTTCTTCTGCTGGCCTGGAGCGGCGGCGGCCGGCGCCGCTCGGAAGTGGTGGGGTTGCAGATCAGTGATGTGCGTCCGCTGGACGCAGACACCTGGCTGTACACCCTCGGCATGACCAAGACCGCGACGGAGGGTGTGCGCCGCGAGCTGCCGCTAAGGGGACCGGCAGTGCAGGCATTGAGTGAGTGGCTGGCAGCGGCACCGGCTGACACCGGGCCGCTCTTCCGCCGGGTGTACAAGGGTGGGCGGATCGGTACTGACGGATTGTCTGGTGACCAGGTGGCGCGCATTGTGAAACGTCGCGCAGTGCTGGCCGGCCTACCTGGAGATTGGGCCGGCCATAGTTTGCGCTCCGGCTTTGTCAGTGAGGCTGGACGTCAAGGAGTGCCTCTCGGCGAGGTCATGGCCATGACTGAACATCGCTCCATCCCCACAGTGATGGGGTACTTCCAAACCGGCAATCTCCTAAGCAGCCAAGCGAGTAAACTCCTAGGCCAGTGA
- a CDS encoding DUF1109 domain-containing protein, protein MKTNELIDLLSAGEGAVDRHALGKRFAIALLAGALGALLLMAAIFGVRPDLGEVARTPLFWAKVALPGSLAPLALWLSSRLARPGVGGGAAWVLLALPVLLVWIGGAMELAGVPADARTGLILGKTWRTCPLNIALLSVPTFIGVFWALRGLAPTRLRIAGAAGGLLAGATATLAYCLHCPEMGIPFWGVWYLLGMLLPTALGAVLGPRLLRW, encoded by the coding sequence ATGAAGACCAATGAACTGATCGACCTGTTGAGCGCAGGCGAGGGCGCAGTGGACCGTCACGCTCTGGGCAAGCGCTTCGCCATCGCGCTGCTGGCCGGTGCCCTGGGCGCACTGCTGTTGATGGCGGCAATTTTCGGTGTACGCCCCGACCTGGGCGAGGTGGCGCGCACACCGCTGTTCTGGGCCAAGGTCGCGCTGCCCGGCAGCCTTGCCCCGCTTGCCCTGTGGCTGAGCAGCCGCCTGGCACGGCCAGGCGTGGGCGGCGGGGCGGCCTGGGTGCTGCTGGCGCTGCCCGTGCTACTGGTGTGGATCGGCGGAGCGATGGAGCTGGCCGGAGTACCTGCCGACGCCCGCACTGGCCTGATTCTCGGCAAGACCTGGCGCACCTGTCCGCTGAACATCGCGCTGCTTTCGGTGCCGACTTTCATCGGCGTGTTCTGGGCACTGCGCGGTCTCGCACCGACGCGCTTGCGCATTGCCGGCGCCGCCGGCGGGCTGCTGGCGGGAGCCACGGCGACCCTGGCGTACTGCCTGCACTGCCCGGAGATGGGCATTCCATTCTGGGGTGTCTGGTACCTGCTCGGCATGCTTCTGCCGACCGCGCTGGGTGCAGTGCTCGGGCCACGGCTGTTGCGCTGGTAA
- a CDS encoding DNA-binding protein has product MAVGVAEQAVFAAADAVLERGERPTVERVRLELGRGSPARVGALLDQWWAQLAQRLRGETRLPALPADVSQAFVAVWQQAVLLADGVAEQAFAERRVLLETERLRAAAVESESRQAEAQARQQVTAAQAAQYMAETRLADLERLLEQQQAQLHEWQERSAVLSEERRVALQETSTLRQALQGVQQQLSQEREATAVYVRGVEDRSHQEVDRAREEGKAIAVQLKGTHKQLEQLRQRLDRALEQLSQAQQIAAAETARAATLTEQLAKRARTPRPRVGTTKHTGKPAVTS; this is encoded by the coding sequence ATGGCGGTAGGCGTAGCGGAACAGGCAGTTTTTGCTGCGGCGGATGCGGTCCTCGAACGCGGTGAGCGCCCGACCGTGGAGCGTGTGCGCCTGGAATTGGGTCGCGGCAGTCCGGCGCGGGTGGGGGCACTGCTCGATCAGTGGTGGGCGCAGCTGGCCCAGCGTTTGCGCGGGGAGACGCGCTTGCCAGCGCTGCCGGCGGACGTCTCGCAAGCCTTCGTTGCGGTCTGGCAGCAGGCGGTGTTGCTCGCCGATGGCGTGGCAGAACAGGCGTTCGCGGAGCGGCGCGTGCTGCTGGAAACCGAACGGCTGCGCGCTGCCGCGGTGGAGAGCGAGAGCCGCCAGGCCGAAGCACAGGCGCGCCAGCAGGTCACCGCGGCCCAGGCCGCGCAGTACATGGCGGAGACTCGGCTGGCCGATCTAGAACGCTTGCTCGAACAACAGCAGGCGCAGTTGCACGAGTGGCAGGAGCGCAGTGCGGTGTTGAGCGAGGAGCGCCGCGTCGCCCTGCAGGAGACCAGCACGCTGCGCCAGGCGCTGCAGGGCGTGCAGCAGCAACTGAGCCAGGAGCGTGAGGCGACAGCGGTCTACGTTCGCGGTGTCGAGGACCGCTCGCACCAGGAAGTGGATCGTGCGCGGGAGGAGGGCAAGGCCATTGCGGTGCAGTTGAAGGGCACCCACAAGCAATTGGAGCAATTGCGCCAACGACTGGACCGAGCCCTGGAGCAGCTCAGTCAAGCGCAGCAGATAGCCGCCGCCGAGACGGCGCGCGCGGCGACACTGACCGAGCAGTTGGCCAAACGTGCGCGGACTCCACGGCCGCGCGTCGGCACCACTAAGCACACTGGAAAGCCCGCTGTTACAAGCTAG